A genomic window from Lotus japonicus ecotype B-129 chromosome 1, LjGifu_v1.2 includes:
- the LOC130730722 gene encoding aluminum-activated malate transporter 13-like produces the protein MESTHVISISNEEDSVVPVKEVKTLQFLFRQNKIHSSPAPITTSYPKDNKQKKSDHNIRKIIHSIKVGISLVLVSLLYILNPLFEQVGENAMWALMTVIVIFEFSAGATLGKGFNRGIGTVVGGGLGCLAAILAQCIGGIGSSIIIGTSVFIFGSVATYFRLVPSIKNKYDYGMMVLILTFNLVVVSGAHPGLKVWDIARERFLIILMGFIVCICVSLFVFPLWASDEFHDSIISRFHDLANTIEGCLEECCKMIDENENQASDGFSVCKSVLNSKSKDESLANFAKWEPWHGKFGFCYPWEKYLKIGEILRELAAFILAVGRCLQASKQPTASLRESNLVQLEPCEAIGSRLAWTLRELGDSMKQMMKCEAEAGTFLAKLKVLRTELSLVISTSMVAQLENEEVLAIASLVFLLMEVVEKVEELVKEVVELGDIARFRNHVTPVSS, from the exons atggaatcaaCTCATGTGATATCCATTAGCAATGAAGAAGACAGTGTTGTTCCTGTGAAGGAGGTAAAGACACTCCAATTTCTATTTAGGCAAAATAAAATCCACAGCTCTCCTGCCCCCATTACTACTTCTTATCCAAAGGATAATAAGCAGAAGAAAAGTGACCATAACATTAGGAAGATTATTCACAGTATCAAAGTTGGAATCTCCCTGGTTTTGGTTTCACTCTTGTACATTTTGAATCCTCTGTTTGAGCAAGTAGGAGAAAATGCTATGTGGGCTCTCATGACTGTAATTGTCATCTTTGAATTCTCTGCAG GTGCCACCTTAGGAAAGGGCTTCAACCGTGGAATAGGAACTGTTGTTGGAGGAGGACTTGGTTGCTTAGCAGCAATTTTGGCCCAATGCATTGGAGGGATTGGCAGCTCAATTATCATAGGAACTTCAGTATTTATCTTTG GATCGGTGGCTACATATTTTCGACTGGTTCCAAGCATCAAAAACAAATACGATTATGGAATGATGGTACTCATTCTCACTTTCAATCTAGTTGTGGTTTCTGGTGCACATCCTGGTTTGAAAGTGTGGGACATAGCCAGAGAACGTTTCTTGATAATCCTGATGGGTTTCATCGTGTGCATTTGTGTGAGCTTGTTCGTATTTCCCTTGTGGGCCAGTGATGAATTTCATGATTCCATTATCTCAAGATTCCATGACCTTGCCAATACAATTGAAG GTTGCTTAGAGGAATGTTGCAAAATGATTgatgaaaatgaaaatcaaGCCAGTGATGGCTTCTCAGTTTGCAAATCGGTGTTGAACTCCAAGTCAAAGGATGAATCATTG gCAAATTTTGCAAAATGGGAACCCTGGCATGGAAAATTTGGATTTTGCTACCCTTGGGAAAAGTACTTAAAGATTGGAGAGATTCTTCGAGAGTTAGCTGCGTTCATTCTTGCAGTGGGTCGTTGTCTCCAAGCCTCAAAACAG CCCACGGCATCTTTGAGGGAGTCAAATTTGGTCCAATTAGAACCATGTGAAGCAATTGGGTCAAGACTTGCTTGGACTCTTCGAGAACTCGGAGATagcatgaagcaaatgatgaaaTGTGAAGCAGAGGCTGGAACTTTTTTGGCTAAGTTAAAAGTACTGAGAACAGAGCTAAGCTTGGTGATTTCAACGTCCATGGTAGCACAACTTGAGAATGAGGAAGTTCTAGCCATTGCAAGTTTAGTGTTTTTGCTTATGGAAGTGGTGGAGAAGGTAGAGGAATTGGTAAAAGAGGTGGTGGAACTTGGAGATATTGCTCGTTTTCGCAACCATGTAACTCCAGTTTCTTCCTAG